A DNA window from Xyrauchen texanus isolate HMW12.3.18 chromosome 6, RBS_HiC_50CHRs, whole genome shotgun sequence contains the following coding sequences:
- the LOC127644556 gene encoding gastrula zinc finger protein XlCGF8.2DB-like, which produces MDFIKEEREDIGYPEPHRVKDEETEEQIGLMEVKVESQELNEVEEMHHFQMPYEFGTGEKSFSSQTEMHFSQQTTQRTKATNSFNCTQCGKSFKRKDCLKVHKRIHSGEKPYICPQCGKSFREKGNLKSHLRIHTGEKLFSCPHCEKSFTQKISLDNHIRIHTGEKPFTCTQCGRSFRQKTSLNIHMTIHSRVKPYICPQCGKSFSQKESLKDHIQIHTGGMPFKCPHCGKRFTDLNNLQNHLNLKHTGAKSFNCDQCDRSFISESALKGHLTIHAKKPHLCSFCGRSFLCPYRFQEHQESHTSVKSHVCPECGDAFAGAGNLKMHQRVHIKENKCLYCEKSFTHLEDLEAHEKVHTAE; this is translated from the coding sequence gcctgatggaagtgaaagtggaaagtcaagaactgaatgaagtggaggagatgCATCATTTTCAGATGCCTTATGAATTTGGAACTGGAGAGAAATCATTTAGTTCACAAACTGAAATGCATTTCTCACAACAAACAACTCAAAGAACAAAAGCCACAAATTCTTTTAActgcactcagtgtggaaagagtttcaaacgGAAAGACTGCCTAAAGGTACACAAAAgaattcactctggagagaagccttacatatgccctcaatgtggaaagagttttagaGAGAAAGGAAATCTTAAGAGTCacctgagaattcacactggagagaagcttTTCTCATGTcctcactgtgaaaagagtttcacacagAAAATAAGCCTTGATAACCACATaagaatccacactggagagaagcctttcacatgcactcagtgtggaaGGAGTTTCAGACAAAAAACAAGCCTTAATATCCACATGACAATTCACTCAAGAGTAAAGCCTTACAtttgccctcagtgtggaaagagtttctcacAGAAAGAAAGCCTAAAGGATCACATACAAATTCACACTGGTGGGATGCCTTTCAAATGCCCTCActgtggaaagagattcacaGATTTGAATAATCTTCAAAATCATCTGAATTTGAAGCACACTGGAGCAAAGTcatttaactgtgatcagtgtGATAGAAGTTTTATCTCAGAATCAGCCCTGAAGGGACACCTGACAATTCATGCAAAGAAGCCCCATTTGTGTTCCTTTTGTGGAAGGAGTTTTTTGTGCCCGTACCGTTTCCAAGAGCACCAGGAAAGTCATACTAGTGTGAAAAGTCATGTGTGCCCTGAGTGTGGCGATGCCTTTGCAGGAGCTGGCAACTTGAAGATGCACCAAAGAGTccatattaaagaaaataagtgtttatactgtgaaaagagtttcactcatttAGAAGACCTGGAAGCACATGAGAAAGTGCATACTGCAGAGTAG